CCTCCAACGCCCCGAGGATGACAAAATCCAGCTGGTTCACAAACGCCCCCTTGTTCATGGGGTTGGCATATTCCGACGTGGAGATCTCATAGTGATTTGGATTCTTCTTGATGGATTCAATGGCCCCGAGATCAAAATCCTGGGCATCCACAATATTCCTCACCAGACCTGCCTCCAAAAGGTCACAGATGGGTTTGGTGATCCCCCCGATGGCAAAGCCCATATGGATCCCTTTCTCCTCCATGATCGGACGCAGCATGGAGTTTACCGCCAGGGACGCCCCGCCCGCACCGGTCTGAAAAGAAAAACCGTCCTTGAAGTAGGGGGATCTGGCGATGATCCTGGTGCAGTAATCCGCCATTTTCAGCTCCCGCACATCTTTTGTCATACGCACCACATTGCTGACGATCTTCGCTGGATTCCCGATCTCCTCCACCACGCACACATAGTCCACGTCCACCATGGAAATGCTGGGCGGGAAATTGGGCGCAGGCACCAGGCAGTCCGTGATCACCACCACCTGGTCGGCATACTTTGCATCCACCATAGAATAGGACAGGACCCCGCAGTCGCTCTTTCCGCCGACACCTCTGGCGTTCCCATACTCATCTGAGGTTGGCGCACCGATAAATGCGATGTCAATATGTACATCCCCCTCCTCAATGGCCCGCACCCGGCCTCCATGGGAACGGATGATGGCCGGTGTCTTGAGCTTTCCGTAAGAGATCGCCTCACCGATCTTTCCGCGGACACCGGAGGACTGGATGCCGGTCACCACGCCCTGTTCGATCAGGGCCGCCACCGGATCATGGGCCGCGCCAAGAGAACTGGCGCAGATAGTGATATCCTTTACTCCCAAAGCAGCCACTTCCTCCATCACCATGTTCACGATATAATCCCCGTCCCGGAAATGGTGATGGAAGGACAGGACCATTCCGTCCCGCACGCCGCATTTTAAAAGCGCCTCCCGGACAGAACCGACCATTTTGCTCCGTTTCGGGTCCACATATCCCTTCACTTCAGGCGCCGCCTTTCTGTAATTTTCTCCATCCCGGACATAAGCCCCCTCATATCCTCTTTTTCCGTAACACTCCAAAATCTCGTCCGGAATATCCCGTCCAACCGCATTTTTCATACGCAACTGCCTCCTTTTTCTTTCTCCAGATTGTGCAAGTATAACAGCCTGCGCTGTACACCTTCCGCTAATCTCGTTGAATTTTCACTAATATTATGGTATCATAGCGTTAGTTGGCTGACCAATATAATTATGCCTATGCTGTTTATAACAAGGTTCCTATGATCGGAGGTGTTCTATTGAATATCAAACATGCACAATACATGCTCACAGTCCTGCAGGAGGGAAGCATCACCGCCGCAGCCAAGAAACTGTACATATCCCAGCCCTCCTTAAGCCAGATGATCAAGCTGGTGGAGAACAATCTGGGAACGCCTATTTTTAACCGCTCCACAGATCCCATCACCCTGACCTATGCCGGGGAAAAATACATTGAAGCCGCACGCCAGATCCTGACCATCAACAACAATCTCCAAAAGGAGATTGACGAGATCAACCATGAGGACCACGGCACGATCAAGCTGGGGATACCGGTACAGCGCGCCATGCAGGTACTGCCCTATATCCTGCCGAAGTTCAAGGACAAATACCCCTTTGTGGATATCCAGGTCCAGGAACACGGTTCTGCTACCACGGAAGCATTGGTACTGGAAGGCGGAGTGGATTTTGCCTGCCTGACCACCTATCCCAAGCACGAGGAGTTAGAGTACATACTGGTGGAGAACGAAGAGCTGGTGCTTCTGACCAGCCAGAATTCAGATATTGCCAGACGGATCCCTTCCGGGACCCCCATCGACATTACAGAAGCAAGAAACGAGACCTTCGTCAACATCAAGCCTGGACACAGCGTCCGCACCACCCAGGACCGCCTGTTCGTCCAGAAGGATATCCAGCCAAAGGTGCTGATGGAGACCATGAGCATCGAGGTTGGCAAGCGAGTAGCCATCGCCTGTGACGCGGTGATGATCTGC
This portion of the Clostridium sp. AN503 genome encodes:
- the citF gene encoding citrate lyase subunit alpha, whose translation is MKNAVGRDIPDEILECYGKRGYEGAYVRDGENYRKAAPEVKGYVDPKRSKMVGSVREALLKCGVRDGMVLSFHHHFRDGDYIVNMVMEEVAALGVKDITICASSLGAAHDPVAALIEQGVVTGIQSSGVRGKIGEAISYGKLKTPAIIRSHGGRVRAIEEGDVHIDIAFIGAPTSDEYGNARGVGGKSDCGVLSYSMVDAKYADQVVVITDCLVPAPNFPPSISMVDVDYVCVVEEIGNPAKIVSNVVRMTKDVRELKMADYCTRIIARSPYFKDGFSFQTGAGGASLAVNSMLRPIMEEKGIHMGFAIGGITKPICDLLEAGLVRNIVDAQDFDLGAIESIKKNPNHYEISTSEYANPMNKGAFVNQLDFVILGALEVDVDYNVNVVTGSDGIVRGAPGGHPDTSAGSNCSIIVAPLVRGRIPTVCDKVVTVVTPGEAVDIVVTDYGIAINPRRQDLIDAYKDSDLPVMTIEELRDIAYSIVGTPEEIQFDDQVVGIIESRDGTILDVVRKIKPYSFG
- a CDS encoding LysR family transcriptional regulator, with the translated sequence MNIKHAQYMLTVLQEGSITAAAKKLYISQPSLSQMIKLVENNLGTPIFNRSTDPITLTYAGEKYIEAARQILTINNNLQKEIDEINHEDHGTIKLGIPVQRAMQVLPYILPKFKDKYPFVDIQVQEHGSATTEALVLEGGVDFACLTTYPKHEELEYILVENEELVLLTSQNSDIARRIPSGTPIDITEARNETFVNIKPGHSVRTTQDRLFVQKDIQPKVLMETMSIEVGKRVAIACDAVMICPQNYIEMSPELMPQCVSYPILGIENNRNFYICHRKDRYLTKYMKDFIKMLTDEEKPFIQH